Proteins from one Terriglobales bacterium genomic window:
- a CDS encoding LysM peptidoglycan-binding domain-containing protein produces PVTPREPVKLVEQRSVPVAVKARVVLPKPQATRLPHRAHSRTQIRRTQEPDPSVVVVERGDSLWRIAEDLFGDGRLWTALWHANPDVSNPNRIYVGQTLRVPAPAQLAQLRLKLHKSAAHARTAIPAPAPAASAAHAAPASAAQLQAPAQPASNPRR; encoded by the coding sequence CCCGGTCACGCCGCGTGAGCCCGTCAAGCTCGTCGAGCAGCGCAGCGTGCCTGTCGCGGTGAAGGCGCGTGTGGTTCTTCCCAAGCCGCAGGCCACCCGCCTGCCGCACCGCGCGCATTCACGTACGCAGATCCGCCGCACCCAGGAACCCGATCCCAGCGTGGTGGTGGTGGAGCGTGGCGACTCGCTGTGGCGCATCGCCGAGGACCTGTTCGGCGACGGCCGCCTCTGGACGGCGTTGTGGCACGCCAATCCCGATGTCAGCAATCCGAACCGCATTTATGTCGGACAGACGCTGCGCGTGCCCGCTCCCGCCCAGCTCGCGCAACTCCGGTTGAAGCTCCACAAGAGCGCTGCGCACGCGCGCACCGCCATCCCGGCACCCGCGCCCGCAGCTTCCGCCGCCCATGCCGCTCCGGCGAGTGCCGCCCAGCTCCAGGCCCCCGCCCAGCCCGCCTCAAATCCGCGGCGGTGA